Proteins from a genomic interval of Deinococcus aestuarii:
- a CDS encoding SDR family NAD(P)-dependent oxidoreductase produces MLDLTGKVILVTGGSRGIGAATVRTLAGAGARVVVHYGQSGEEARAIARDLGEERALALRADLTRPGVAAELFREAALWRGRIDVLVNNAGIAPSVTVDEPSGEWAETWARTLQVNLVAVADLCREAILHFRERGGGIIVNVASRAAFRGDNPDAMHYAASKGGVIALTRSIARGYAREKILAYAVAPGWVRTDMAEGYLREHAADIARDIPLGDVVPPEEVANTVAFLASGLARHMTGATLDLNGASYVR; encoded by the coding sequence ATGCTGGACCTGACAGGCAAAGTGATTCTGGTGACGGGCGGCTCACGCGGCATCGGGGCGGCGACCGTCCGCACGCTGGCGGGGGCCGGGGCGCGGGTCGTCGTGCATTACGGCCAGAGTGGGGAAGAGGCCCGGGCCATCGCGCGGGACCTCGGGGAGGAGCGGGCGCTCGCCCTGCGGGCCGACCTCACCCGGCCGGGCGTGGCGGCGGAGCTGTTCCGGGAGGCCGCCCTGTGGCGGGGCCGTATCGACGTGCTCGTGAACAACGCCGGGATCGCCCCGAGCGTGACCGTGGACGAGCCCTCCGGTGAGTGGGCCGAGACCTGGGCGCGCACCTTGCAGGTCAATCTGGTCGCCGTCGCCGACCTGTGCCGCGAGGCGATCTTGCACTTCCGGGAGCGCGGGGGCGGGATCATCGTCAACGTGGCGAGCCGGGCCGCCTTTCGGGGGGACAACCCCGACGCGATGCACTACGCGGCCTCGAAGGGAGGCGTGATCGCGCTGACCCGCTCCATCGCGCGGGGGTACGCCCGCGAGAAGATCCTCGCCTACGCGGTGGCCCCCGGCTGGGTGCGGACCGACATGGCCGAGGGCTATTTGCGCGAGCACGCGGCGGACATTGCCAGAGACATCCCGCTGGGGGACGTGGTGCCGCCCGAGGAGGTGGCGAACACGGTGGCCTTTCTCGCCTCGGGGCTGGCGCGGCACATGACGGGGGCGACGCTGGACCTCAACGGCGCCTCCTACGTCCGGTAG
- a CDS encoding AraC family transcriptional regulator: MTPTNTTLPLPQLDPLPGPGAGDLSRLAGLIRAFTPYDGEFPLRLPGVAVARSTRVHGHLQHSVQPSALCLVAQGNKSVQIGPDTYEYDPHRLMVYSVHLPVAFRVTRASAREPFLTFKLDLDPGRIAALSLRLFPHGLTRVQDRRGVHVTPSNAAIVNAATRLLEAMGDEREAAFIGPLIVDELLTRLLLSPVGAQVAQLGQAESRVGRVARAIEWIYAHYDEPLEVEALAAFVHLGVSTFHAHFKAVTSMSPLQFQKTVRLQEARRLMMAAPVDAATAGRQVGYQSASQFSREYSRLFGNTPARDSARLRGPGGGRVAPL; this comes from the coding sequence ATGACGCCGACGAACACCACGCTGCCGCTCCCTCAGCTCGATCCCTTGCCGGGGCCGGGTGCAGGCGACCTGTCCCGGCTGGCCGGGCTGATTCGGGCCTTCACGCCGTACGACGGCGAGTTTCCCCTGCGCCTGCCGGGCGTGGCGGTCGCCCGCTCGACCCGGGTGCACGGGCACCTTCAGCACAGCGTGCAGCCATCGGCCCTCTGCCTGGTCGCGCAGGGCAACAAGAGCGTGCAGATCGGCCCGGACACCTACGAGTACGACCCCCACCGCTTGATGGTGTATTCCGTCCACCTGCCGGTCGCCTTCCGGGTGACGCGGGCCAGCGCGCGGGAGCCGTTCCTGACCTTCAAGCTCGACCTCGACCCGGGGCGCATCGCCGCCCTGAGCCTGCGGCTCTTCCCGCACGGGTTGACCCGCGTGCAAGACCGGCGTGGGGTTCACGTCACGCCCTCGAATGCCGCCATCGTGAACGCCGCGACCCGGCTGCTGGAGGCGATGGGCGACGAGCGGGAGGCGGCGTTCATCGGCCCCTTGATCGTGGACGAACTCCTGACCCGGTTGCTGCTGAGTCCCGTCGGCGCGCAGGTCGCCCAGCTCGGGCAGGCGGAGTCCAGGGTGGGGCGGGTCGCCCGCGCCATCGAGTGGATCTACGCGCACTACGACGAGCCGCTGGAGGTCGAGGCCCTCGCCGCGTTCGTCCACCTGGGGGTCTCGACCTTCCACGCGCACTTCAAGGCGGTGACGTCCATGAGTCCCCTGCAATTCCAGAAGACGGTCCGGCTTCAGGAGGCGAGGCGGCTGATGATGGCGGCGCCGGTCGACGCGGCCACGGCGGGTCGGCAGGTGGGCTACCAGAGCGCGTCGCAGTTCTCCAGGGAGTACAGCCGCCTGTTCGGCAACACGCCCGCCAGAGACAGCGCCCGCCTGCGCGGGCCGGGCGGCGGGCGAGTCGCCCCCCTCTGA
- a CDS encoding aldo/keto reductase: protein MDYTKLGRTGLDVSRLCLGCMGFGDAGRWIHQWVLDEENSRPVIRKALELGINFFDTANVYSLGVSEEILGRALRDFARRDEVVIATKVHGRMREGPNGGGLSRKAILSEIDQSLKRLGTDYVDLYQIHRWDDDTPIEETMQALHDVVRAGKARYIGASAMWAWQFQRALHVAERHGWTRFVSMQDHLNLIYREEEREMLPLCRAEGIGVIPYSPLAAGRLTRDWTANTLRAETDQIARSKYDATADRDRIIVERVAELARKHGVPRVQIALAWLLQKEPVAAPIIGATKLSHLEDAARALSVRLSPGEVTFLEEPYVPRPVVGHR from the coding sequence ATGGACTACACGAAGCTGGGCCGCACCGGACTGGACGTGTCCCGCCTCTGCCTCGGGTGCATGGGCTTCGGGGACGCCGGGCGCTGGATTCACCAGTGGGTGCTCGACGAGGAGAACAGCCGACCCGTTATCCGGAAGGCCCTCGAACTGGGCATCAACTTCTTCGATACCGCCAACGTCTATTCCCTGGGGGTGAGCGAGGAGATCCTCGGACGCGCCCTGCGGGACTTCGCCCGCCGCGATGAGGTCGTCATCGCCACCAAGGTCCACGGCCGGATGCGTGAGGGCCCGAACGGCGGGGGGCTGTCGCGCAAGGCGATCCTGAGCGAGATCGACCAGAGTCTGAAGCGGCTGGGCACCGACTACGTGGACCTCTACCAGATTCACCGCTGGGATGACGACACGCCCATCGAGGAGACGATGCAGGCGCTCCACGACGTGGTGAGGGCGGGCAAGGCGAGGTACATCGGGGCGTCGGCGATGTGGGCGTGGCAGTTCCAGCGGGCGCTGCACGTGGCCGAGCGGCACGGGTGGACGCGCTTCGTGTCGATGCAGGACCACCTCAACCTGATCTACCGCGAGGAGGAGCGGGAGATGCTGCCGCTGTGCCGCGCGGAGGGCATCGGCGTGATCCCGTACAGCCCCCTGGCCGCCGGGCGACTCACCCGGGACTGGACGGCGAACACCCTCCGGGCCGAGACCGATCAGATTGCCAGGAGCAAGTACGACGCGACCGCAGACCGGGACCGGATCATCGTGGAGCGGGTGGCGGAACTCGCCCGGAAGCACGGGGTGCCGCGCGTTCAAATTGCGCTCGCGTGGCTGCTCCAGAAGGAGCCGGTGGCGGCGCCGATCATCGGGGCGACGAAGCTCAGCCATCTGGAGGATGCCGCCCGGGCGCTGTCCGTGAGGCTCTCGCCCGGGGAAGTCACCTTTCTGGAGGAGCCGTACGTGCCGCGTCCCGTCGTCGGTCACCGCTAA
- a CDS encoding (R)-mandelonitrile lyase, with amino-acid sequence MKIQRSGSQPSGTGPAEWFTGTVRIDPLFPAQAPARAAGNAVTFGPGARTAWHTHPLGQVLIVTAGAGLVQREGGPVEEIHPGDVVWFEPGEKHWHGASPTTAMTHLAVQEALNGKAVDWLEHVTDEQYRAR; translated from the coding sequence ATGAAGATCCAGCGAAGCGGCTCACAACCCTCGGGCACAGGTCCGGCGGAGTGGTTCACCGGCACCGTGCGAATTGATCCGCTGTTCCCGGCACAGGCCCCGGCCCGCGCCGCGGGCAATGCCGTGACCTTCGGGCCCGGCGCCCGCACGGCCTGGCACACCCACCCGCTCGGCCAGGTCCTCATCGTGACGGCGGGTGCCGGTCTCGTGCAGCGGGAGGGCGGCCCCGTCGAGGAGATTCATCCCGGGGACGTGGTGTGGTTCGAGCCCGGCGAGAAACACTGGCACGGCGCCTCGCCCACCACGGCCATGACCCACCTCGCCGTTCAGGAGGCACTGAACGGCAAAGCGGTGGACTGGCTAGAACACGTCACCGACGAGCAGTACCGGGCCCGTTAG
- a CDS encoding zinc-dependent alcohol dehydrogenase family protein, producing the protein MKGTMLYGPRDVRFEERPDPHLLEPTDAILRLSATCVCGSDLWPYRGDDLSDEPMPMGHEYCGIVEEVGRDVRGVKPGQFVVGSFFASDNTCPICNDGYQSRCVDARPMGAEGAQAPYLRVPLADGTLVATPEVPSDALLPSLLATSDVLGTGWFAADAANVKPGKTVAVVGDGAVGLLGVLSAKQMGAERIIMMSRHEDRQRLARTFGATDIVTERGDEGVARIKDMTAGLGAHSVIEAVGTQESMMQAVRSTRPGGHVGYVGVSHGVTLPGLELFFSGVHLHGGPAPVRRYLPHLIELVLSEKINPGLVFDQTLPLDQVAEGYRAMDERRAIKTLLRP; encoded by the coding sequence ATGAAAGGAACGATGCTGTACGGCCCCCGCGACGTGCGCTTCGAGGAGCGTCCCGACCCGCACCTCCTCGAACCCACCGACGCCATCCTCCGCCTCTCGGCCACCTGCGTCTGCGGTTCCGACCTGTGGCCCTACCGGGGCGACGATCTCAGCGACGAACCGATGCCGATGGGCCACGAATACTGCGGCATCGTCGAGGAAGTCGGGCGGGACGTGCGGGGCGTCAAGCCCGGTCAGTTCGTCGTCGGCTCGTTCTTCGCCTCCGACAACACCTGCCCGATCTGCAACGACGGGTACCAGAGCCGCTGCGTGGATGCCCGGCCGATGGGAGCGGAGGGCGCCCAGGCCCCTTACCTGCGTGTTCCCCTCGCTGACGGAACGCTGGTCGCCACACCGGAAGTCCCATCGGATGCCTTGCTGCCCAGCCTCCTCGCTACGTCCGACGTGCTGGGCACCGGCTGGTTCGCCGCCGACGCCGCCAACGTGAAGCCCGGCAAGACCGTGGCGGTGGTCGGGGACGGCGCGGTGGGGCTGCTGGGTGTCCTGTCGGCCAAGCAGATGGGGGCCGAGCGCATCATCATGATGAGTCGGCACGAGGACCGGCAGAGGCTGGCCCGGACGTTCGGCGCGACCGACATCGTGACCGAGCGTGGGGACGAGGGTGTGGCCCGCATCAAAGACATGACGGCTGGACTTGGGGCGCATTCGGTCATTGAGGCGGTCGGCACCCAGGAGTCGATGATGCAGGCGGTCCGCTCCACCCGGCCCGGCGGGCACGTCGGCTACGTCGGGGTGTCGCACGGGGTGACGCTGCCCGGCCTGGAGCTGTTCTTCTCCGGGGTGCACCTGCACGGCGGCCCCGCGCCGGTGCGCCGCTACCTGCCGCACCTGATCGAGCTGGTGCTGAGTGAGAAGATCAACCCTGGCTTGGTCTTCGACCAGACCCTGCCGCTGGACCAGGTGGCGGAGGGCTACCGCGCGATGGACGAGCGCCGCGCCATCAAGACCCTGCTGCGTCCCTGA
- a CDS encoding alpha/beta fold hydrolase — protein sequence MTAIWQGGFVEVNGHRLHVQRTGGPRPPLVLLHGLTSNAASWTRAARVLGERYDVVAYDARGHGQSQRAEGPFELDDRVADLGALLGALGLDTPALIGHSMGAETAAVFTARHPGQVRALILEDPPFVEPRPEPTPQERARREARLASFRERVSALRTAPPEDALRLAREVNPGWRGEDLRAWAASLRDVEEGMFALFSRPPHLEWREEMRAVRCPFLLLTGDAERGGIVTGEQARTILGDNPAGRTVHLPGTGHNLRFDDFGAFIGAVENFLRRHDPAWAATRP from the coding sequence ATGACGGCGATCTGGCAAGGCGGGTTTGTCGAAGTGAACGGTCACCGGCTTCATGTGCAGCGCACGGGTGGGCCCAGACCGCCCCTGGTCCTGCTGCACGGGCTGACCTCCAACGCGGCGAGCTGGACCCGCGCGGCCCGGGTGCTGGGCGAACGCTACGACGTGGTGGCCTACGACGCCCGCGGGCACGGCCAGTCACAGCGGGCGGAGGGGCCCTTCGAGCTGGATGACCGCGTGGCCGACCTGGGAGCGCTTCTGGGGGCCCTGGGGCTCGACACGCCCGCCCTCATCGGGCACTCGATGGGGGCCGAGACCGCTGCCGTATTTACCGCCCGCCACCCGGGGCAGGTCCGCGCCCTCATTCTGGAGGACCCTCCCTTCGTGGAGCCCAGACCGGAGCCCACGCCCCAGGAACGGGCCAGGCGTGAGGCGCGCCTGGCCTCCTTTCGGGAGCGTGTGTCCGCCCTGCGCACGGCCCCGCCGGAAGACGCCCTGCGCCTGGCCCGCGAGGTCAACCCGGGGTGGCGGGGCGAGGACCTGCGCGCCTGGGCGGCCAGCCTGCGGGATGTGGAGGAGGGCATGTTCGCGCTCTTCTCCCGGCCGCCTCATCTGGAGTGGCGCGAAGAGATGAGGGCCGTCCGCTGCCCCTTCCTGCTGCTGACCGGGGACGCGGAGCGGGGCGGCATCGTGACCGGGGAGCAGGCGCGGACCATTCTTGGGGACAACCCGGCGGGAAGGACGGTGCATCTGCCGGGGACGGGGCACAATCTCCGGTTCGACGACTTCGGGGCGTTCATAGGCGCGGTGGAGAACTTCCTGCGGCGGCATGACCCGGCCTGGGCAGCGACCAGGCCGTGA
- a CDS encoding alpha/beta hydrolase: MPQPLNTGPARDLAARFGSTWNKGVADETLAAYVPHHRDTPKAGVHVTHDLPYGPDGRHRLDVYRPQTPGPHPVVLFFHGGGLWTGDKTLPDSEGLMYANVGTFLARHGFVAVLANYRLVPHVRFPGGGEDVARVVGWAHGHAAEYGGDPGALTLFGNSAGGVHVATYLFGGGRQPRGVPEVAAAVLLSVPCALPHDGPREQVTKAYFGAEPQQIDANGPLGLLRTYGGSAVPLLFMTAEYDPDEIERPSVRFLSAYGEKFGGLPRFFQVPGHNHLSTVLSLNTGDASLADPLLGFLRGVTPTSPAFERPAAQAAPAPLVERGR; this comes from the coding sequence ATGCCCCAACCCCTGAACACCGGCCCCGCCCGGGACCTGGCCGCCCGCTTCGGAAGCACCTGGAACAAAGGGGTCGCCGACGAGACCCTGGCCGCCTATGTGCCCCACCACCGGGACACGCCCAAGGCGGGAGTCCACGTCACCCACGACCTCCCGTACGGCCCGGACGGGCGCCACCGCCTGGACGTGTACCGGCCCCAGACCCCCGGCCCCCACCCCGTCGTGCTGTTCTTCCACGGCGGCGGGCTGTGGACCGGGGACAAGACGCTTCCGGACTCGGAGGGCCTGATGTACGCCAACGTCGGCACCTTCCTCGCCCGGCACGGCTTCGTCGCGGTTCTGGCGAACTACCGCCTCGTCCCGCACGTGCGCTTTCCGGGAGGCGGGGAGGACGTGGCCCGGGTGGTCGGCTGGGCCCACGGGCACGCGGCGGAGTACGGGGGCGATCCCGGGGCCCTGACGCTCTTCGGCAACTCGGCGGGCGGCGTGCACGTCGCCACCTACCTGTTCGGCGGGGGGCGGCAACCCCGGGGCGTTCCCGAGGTCGCCGCCGCGGTGCTGCTGTCGGTGCCCTGCGCCCTGCCCCACGACGGTCCAAGGGAGCAGGTCACCAAGGCGTATTTCGGGGCCGAGCCGCAGCAGATCGACGCGAACGGGCCGCTGGGTCTGCTGCGGACCTATGGGGGGAGCGCGGTGCCCCTGCTGTTCATGACGGCGGAGTACGACCCCGACGAGATCGAGCGGCCCAGCGTGCGGTTTCTCTCGGCCTACGGGGAGAAGTTCGGCGGGCTGCCCCGCTTTTTCCAGGTGCCGGGGCACAACCACCTCTCCACGGTCCTGAGCCTGAACACGGGGGACGCCTCGCTCGCGGACCCGCTGCTGGGCTTTTTGCGCGGCGTCACGCCGACCTCCCCCGCCTTCGAACGTCCGGCGGCGCAGGCGGCTCCCGCCCCCCTGGTGGAGCGCGGCCGCTGA
- a CDS encoding quercetin 2,3-dioxygenase encodes MTSTSPESAALPTTTTPYVLEAGGGTSGVLLGQTTRILVGGAQSGGALAVVAVLGPKDRPIPFHSHRGARDTFFVTRGQMQLWSGQESRVLNPGDFAYVAPGTAHAYQFLGNYTETVGVITPGGWEEFFVFTSNPYHGPAFPPVDTSPPPFERLGRAQELHDVAFRRDLSPFPATGGELGETLPGGEESYFLRADCGTRHVMFGQVCTVLAGGAQTGGALGMAVIEGPRGARMPAHVHRATHEVLYVLNGRLRVTLDGAGTVAYPGDCVNIPAGCVHAYALEGGSTRFLTMNAGAGIEGLFAVAGEAWAYPVFPDQTPAPGDQPDLARAEGTLDIAFVS; translated from the coding sequence ATGACCTCCACCTCTCCCGAGTCCGCCGCCCTGCCCACCACGACCACGCCCTACGTTCTGGAAGCCGGGGGCGGCACGTCCGGCGTGCTGCTGGGCCAGACCACCCGCATCCTCGTGGGCGGGGCGCAGTCGGGCGGGGCCCTCGCCGTCGTCGCGGTCCTGGGCCCGAAGGACAGGCCCATCCCCTTCCACAGCCACCGGGGGGCGCGCGACACCTTCTTCGTCACCCGGGGGCAGATGCAGCTCTGGTCGGGTCAGGAAAGCCGCGTCCTCAATCCCGGAGATTTCGCCTACGTCGCGCCCGGCACCGCGCACGCCTACCAGTTCCTCGGGAACTATACCGAGACGGTGGGCGTGATCACCCCCGGCGGCTGGGAGGAGTTCTTCGTCTTCACCTCCAATCCGTACCACGGCCCGGCCTTTCCCCCGGTGGACACCTCCCCGCCCCCCTTCGAGCGCCTGGGACGCGCGCAGGAGCTGCACGACGTGGCCTTCCGCCGCGACCTGTCGCCGTTTCCCGCCACGGGCGGCGAGCTGGGCGAAACGCTTCCCGGGGGGGAGGAGTCGTACTTCCTGAGGGCGGACTGCGGCACGCGGCACGTGATGTTCGGGCAGGTCTGCACCGTGCTCGCGGGTGGCGCCCAGACGGGTGGCGCGCTCGGGATGGCCGTGATCGAGGGACCCCGGGGAGCCCGGATGCCCGCCCACGTCCACCGGGCGACGCACGAGGTGCTGTACGTCCTCAACGGGCGGCTGCGGGTGACGCTGGACGGGGCCGGGACGGTGGCTTACCCGGGAGACTGCGTGAACATCCCCGCCGGATGTGTGCACGCTTACGCGCTGGAGGGCGGCAGCACCCGCTTCCTCACCATGAACGCGGGAGCGGGGATAGAGGGGCTGTTCGCCGTGGCCGGTGAGGCGTGGGCGTATCCCGTCTTCCCCGACCAGACCCCCGCCCCGGGCGACCAGCCCGACCTCGCCCGCGCCGAGGGGACGCTCGACATCGCGTTCGTGTCGTAG
- a CDS encoding alpha-L-rhamnosidase, whose product MTRAASSAEQTGPGTAAITHLRAGRRDDALGVASPTPLLSWRVASASAGWMQSGYEIECRDASGTRTTGRISSSDFVLVPWPFAPLASRERVEVRVRAWNAEDAPTGWSATLDVEAGLLQPEDWTARFVAPEFSEGPAPLLRREFDVRSGLTSARLYVTALGVYEAQLNGERVGDHVLAPGWTSYDHRLRYQTFDLTGRLREGRNALGVMLGNGWYRGRLGFSGGRRNVYGEHLALLAQLELRYVDGTVERVVTDGDWRASPGPILASELYDGESYDARLEQPGWAEAGFDDAGWRAVRIVERDLTTLVAPEGPPVRRMETVRPVSIFQSPSGKTLVDFGQNLVGWVRLTVRGEAGRTVTLRHAEVLEHGELGTRPLRTAQATDRYTLKGGAPETWEPRFTFHGFRYAEVGGWPGEPGLDDLEAVVVHSDLERTGWFECSDPLVNKLHQNVVWGMRGNFLDIPSDCPQRDERLGWTGDIQVFAPTASFLYDVNGFLSSWLGDVAAEQNEEGVPPFIVPNVQGERSMAPAAAWTDAAVIVPWVLYERYGDKDVLTRQFGSMCAWVDFLDRHCGPARVWDQGFQFGDWLDPTAPPDQPGAAKTDAEIVATAYFARSAQFVAQAAAVLGYEDRAKHYASLAAEVRAAFARRYVTPDGRMMSDAVTAYTLALSFDLLSGEAQRVQAGERLAKLVRDGGYRILTGFVGTPLICDALTGAGRADAAYRLLIQRECPSWLYPVTMGATTVWERWDSMLPDGSINPGEMTSFNHYALGAVADWLHRTVAGLAPAEPGYRRLKIQPIPGGGLTFASARHVTPYGEASAAWVIRDGQIEVQVVVPPNTSATVILPGEEDTPLEILSGEHRWERPYRPVQRTLPTLTLGLPLVDLWDDEEALNAVLALAREKHPPLAGALKPGSGLRKLPLAVILGFSVENKALVPDVLALFERLNGARGRVPA is encoded by the coding sequence ATGACCCGGGCCGCCTCATCCGCCGAACAGACCGGCCCCGGCACCGCCGCCATCACCCACCTGCGGGCGGGACGGCGTGACGATGCCCTGGGTGTGGCCTCGCCCACCCCCCTTCTCTCCTGGCGGGTCGCGTCCGCCTCTGCGGGCTGGATGCAGTCCGGGTACGAGATCGAGTGCCGGGATGCCTCGGGCACCCGCACCACCGGGCGCATCTCGTCGTCCGACTTCGTGCTCGTCCCCTGGCCCTTCGCCCCCCTGGCCTCCCGCGAGCGGGTGGAGGTGCGGGTGCGGGCCTGGAATGCAGAGGATGCGCCGACGGGCTGGAGTGCGACGCTGGACGTGGAGGCCGGACTGTTGCAGCCGGAGGACTGGACGGCCCGTTTCGTGGCTCCCGAGTTCTCCGAGGGGCCCGCCCCCCTCCTGCGCCGGGAATTCGACGTGCGTTCCGGGCTCACCTCCGCCCGCCTGTACGTCACCGCGCTCGGCGTGTACGAGGCGCAACTCAACGGCGAGCGGGTCGGCGATCACGTGCTCGCGCCCGGCTGGACGAGTTACGACCACCGCCTCCGCTACCAGACCTTCGACCTGACGGGGCGGCTGCGAGAGGGCCGCAACGCCCTCGGCGTGATGCTGGGGAACGGCTGGTATCGCGGGCGGCTCGGCTTCTCGGGGGGGCGACGCAACGTCTACGGCGAGCACCTCGCCCTGCTCGCGCAACTGGAACTCCGGTACGTCGACGGCACGGTCGAGCGCGTGGTCACGGACGGGGATTGGCGGGCGTCCCCCGGGCCGATCCTGGCGTCGGAGCTGTACGACGGCGAGTCCTACGACGCGCGGCTCGAACAACCGGGATGGGCGGAAGCCGGGTTCGACGACGCGGGGTGGCGGGCGGTCCGAATCGTCGAGCGTGACCTGACCACGCTCGTCGCGCCCGAAGGTCCGCCCGTGCGGCGCATGGAGACGGTCCGGCCCGTGTCCATCTTCCAGTCCCCTTCCGGCAAGACCCTGGTGGACTTCGGGCAGAACCTCGTCGGCTGGGTCCGCCTCACCGTGCGGGGCGAGGCGGGCCGGACCGTCACCCTCCGTCACGCCGAGGTTCTGGAGCACGGCGAACTCGGCACCCGTCCCCTCCGGACCGCGCAGGCCACCGACCGCTACACCCTGAAAGGCGGAGCGCCGGAGACCTGGGAGCCGAGATTCACCTTCCACGGCTTCCGCTACGCCGAGGTCGGGGGCTGGCCGGGTGAACCCGGCCTGGATGATCTGGAGGCGGTCGTCGTCCATTCCGACCTGGAGCGCACCGGCTGGTTCGAGTGCTCCGATCCCCTCGTCAACAAGCTGCATCAGAACGTGGTGTGGGGAATGCGGGGGAACTTCCTCGACATCCCGAGCGACTGCCCGCAGCGCGACGAGCGGCTGGGGTGGACGGGGGATATTCAGGTGTTCGCGCCCACCGCCTCCTTCCTCTACGACGTCAACGGCTTCCTCTCCTCCTGGCTGGGGGATGTGGCCGCCGAGCAGAACGAGGAGGGCGTCCCCCCCTTCATCGTGCCGAACGTTCAGGGCGAGCGGTCGATGGCTCCTGCCGCCGCGTGGACGGACGCCGCCGTGATCGTACCCTGGGTGCTGTACGAGCGGTACGGCGACAAGGACGTGCTGACGCGGCAGTTCGGCAGCATGTGCGCCTGGGTGGACTTTCTCGACCGTCATTGCGGCCCCGCCCGGGTGTGGGACCAGGGCTTCCAGTTCGGCGACTGGCTGGACCCCACCGCGCCGCCCGACCAGCCCGGCGCGGCCAAGACGGATGCCGAGATCGTCGCCACGGCGTACTTTGCGCGGTCAGCCCAGTTCGTGGCGCAGGCGGCGGCGGTGCTCGGATACGAGGACCGAGCGAAGCACTACGCCTCCCTCGCCGCCGAGGTGCGCGCGGCCTTCGCGCGGCGGTACGTCACGCCCGACGGGCGGATGATGAGCGACGCGGTGACGGCCTATACCCTGGCCCTCTCCTTTGACCTGCTGTCGGGCGAGGCGCAGCGTGTTCAGGCCGGGGAACGCCTCGCCAAACTCGTCCGGGACGGCGGGTACCGCATCCTCACGGGCTTCGTCGGCACGCCCCTGATCTGCGACGCGCTGACGGGGGCGGGCCGGGCGGACGCGGCCTACCGCCTGCTGATACAGCGCGAGTGTCCTTCCTGGCTCTACCCCGTCACGATGGGCGCGACGACGGTCTGGGAACGCTGGGATTCCATGCTGCCCGACGGCTCGATCAACCCCGGCGAGATGACGTCGTTCAACCACTACGCCCTCGGGGCGGTGGCGGACTGGCTGCACCGCACCGTCGCGGGCCTCGCTCCTGCTGAACCGGGTTACCGCCGCCTGAAGATTCAGCCCATTCCAGGAGGGGGCCTCACCTTCGCCTCGGCGCGGCACGTCACCCCCTACGGGGAGGCGAGCGCGGCGTGGGTCATCCGGGACGGGCAGATCGAGGTGCAGGTCGTGGTCCCGCCCAATACGTCGGCCACCGTGATCCTGCCGGGCGAGGAGGACACGCCGCTGGAAATCCTGTCCGGCGAGCACCGCTGGGAGCGCCCGTACCGCCCGGTCCAGCGGACCCTTCCCACCCTCACGCTCGGCCTGCCGCTCGTCGATCTGTGGGACGACGAGGAGGCCCTGAACGCCGTTCTGGCGCTGGCCCGGGAGAAGCACCCGCCGCTGGCCGGGGCCCTGAAACCGGGGAGCGGGCTGCGCAAGCTCCCGCTGGCCGTCATCCTGGGCTTTTCGGTCGAGAACAAGGCCCTCGTCCCGGACGTGCTGGCGCTCTTCGAGCGGCTGAACGGGGCGCGGGGCCGGGTTCCGGCCTGA